The Acinonyx jubatus isolate Ajub_Pintada_27869175 chromosome D3, VMU_Ajub_asm_v1.0, whole genome shotgun sequence DNA segment TGTACTGCAATCTGAAATTAGCCATGCAGGTGTTTGGCCTGCAGGTGGATGATTagagatgggaaactgaggcttggagaacaGTGGTGAGCCTAGAGCCACAGAGCAAATTAGGGGACAGTCAAGACAGAAGCTTCTAGTCTCCCAGCCTCACTCCTGCTGCACTGGGTTTCCTTTCTCTGGGCCCAGTGGGCTGGAAAGGTGGGGCTGGCCCTTTAAGAGGAGCTGTCCAGACCAGCAGAAGGCGGGCTGTGGCTGTAGTCTGGGGCCCTGTCTGGGTCAGCCCAGGCTTACCAGCTAGCCCTCTCTTCTAGATCCTCCCTAGCTGGCATTTGTGACTTGAATGGTGTTTAAAATGCAAACAGCAAAGCAGCACCAAATCAGCTAGACCATCCAGAGGCACAGATCTTTGGGATGGCATCTGGACCCTAAAGCACCagcaggacatttttttttttttttttttttttaacttgggaaaCCAGCTAAATTGCCCCCTTGTGTCTCAGGTCAGGATTCCTGGCCCAGGGGTCTGCCCCATAATCCACAGGGACTCTGCAGTCATGGCATTCCCACGTGGCCTAGAATCCTGTGCACAGGGGGCTTGTGCACAGAACCTGTCCCTCTGGCTTGAGGAGGGCCCAGGGGTCTGAAGGGCCCTCCTGGCTATGCCTGCCCCATCGGCTTGTCAGTATGGATGCTCTGAAAAGATGTTCAGGGACTCACCAGGCTTATGGGAATAACAAGAAGAGAAGCCCAAGGACTAAAGGCAGGAATGCATGGGTAGACCAGGGGCCCAATGGTGAGGTCTCTATGAGAGATGGGAGACGTGGAACCTGGACAAGGAGGCTGGTGGGTTGGGGAGGGTGGGAATGCCAGGCTGTGCATGAGTCTCTAATGTCATACAACGTCAAGAGAATTTGGTCTCCACCAAAGGGGTTAAGGGTCAAGCTTAGGTGTGTGTTCATGGATCTGGCTCTGGCAGCTCAAGGGTGGGACTAGACAGGTGTTGGGAGGCCAAGGGGCCCAGGAGGAGGCTGTTAGGGAGAGAGGCCTGCACCTCTTtgagcagtggggagggagagctaggcagagaggggtgagggaagagggtggggtggTTCTGGGCTCCTGCCCAAGCGCTGGGGAGATGGGGATGGTGACGCCCTTTACTGAGCTGGGTCATATGAGGCAAGGCCAGTTTCAGGGCAGGAGATGAACACACCCAATCTAAGCTGCCTTTGGGACATCTGAGCTGAAAGAGAGGTCCATCCCCACAAAAGGGATCTGGACCtgtcagcaaacatttgttgtgGCCACAACTCAGGAGAGCTTGGAAATAGGTAGAAGAGGCAAAGGGCCCAAAGAGAATGCTGGAGGACAGCAGCATTTGGGGGTCATCAGAGGATCCCCCAAAGAACCCTCCAGACAAGCCCAACCCCAGAAGAGGTAGGTGTCACAGTACCATGTTTCGCCTCCAGGGAACCAGTCTAAGGGTTTTGGAACCTACTTATCACCTCCCTGAAGCCCTGGATGTACTGGCACTCTCCCCATCCAAAGGGTCCACGTATTCCTGGACAGTTGGGTCATCACTACCTGGGAAGAGACTCCAGCAAGCCtcagggaaggagacagacagaggggaaTGGATGTGAGAGGCTAGCTTGGATGGGGGCCTGGAAAAGGAGAGCCCAACTTCTGGCTCACTCAATTCTCCTCACCACTCACAGGACCTGGGCCTCGAGGGGACCCTCCTCACCGACATCCTCTATAGGAATGTGGCCTTCCTCAATCTGGTGGATCCTATCTCCCATGACCTGCTCGTGAACCTGGCCCGTGACCTGCAGTGCCCCAAGACGGTGAGGCCAGTAGGCATGGACCTCAGGCTGGGCCGTGTGGCTGACAGGGGCCAGGaatgcccagggctgggggctaGGAGCCTCGGTCCTCAACTGGCTTGCTTTGAGGCCTTAACCAGGTCAATGTCCCTCTCTGGGACCTGATGGCAGTTTCAGTGTATTAGGCTGGCAAGCACCTGGAACACAGGTGAGCTATGCTTTCCTACACCTGAAAAGCTGTGTGTTGCATAGGCCTGCTTCCTGAGTGGCAGCACTGTGTGCCAGGACCAGGGACCCAGGCAGGAAGTCTTACGGGGATGCTGTGGGACATAGAATGTTCTGACAAATCCACTGATGGAATCAAACTCCAAGCCTCTGCATTCCTGGGGCCAGAAGAGAGCCACCATAGGCTGGAACCCCTGTCCACATGTCCCCATCCTATATGGATACACTTGGGGATGAATGCTCACTGCTTCCCATAGCAGTGTGAACCATAAGCAAATCCTTCCTCATGTTGAATTGGCGTCTGCCACTCCATCACCCCTCCTCCCATGCCACCACATCTGCTCCCATCCCCACTCTACATCCTGCCACAAGCACTGAAGGTCCTGCGCTCCTGACACAGCCACCAGCCCCCATCCCTTAGGCCCAGTGAATCCCTGTGCAAAACAAGAGTGCCCACTATGGGCCCTGCCAGCTCTGAACTCCTACATCTATATGCAGGCATCGCCAAGGATTCTGAGGCTAGCCTAGGGCTATCATAGTGACTGCCAGGGCTTGCTGCCACTGTGTGTACGCTCTGTTAACAGAGGGACAGGATAAAGAATGTGCTGGGTAGTGGAGCGTGCTCAGTGCCAGCTTTGTGGAAAGCAGAGCATCCCTGTTTTTCCGCCCCAAGCTACGTCTCTACGAGGGCCCACTCAGGACCAGAAGAGAGCCGGGTGGTGGTGATGTAACACATTGACCCTCCCAGCCCTGGCAGCCAGACCCAGGCCCCACGGGCACGGTCTAGTTTtggagagtgagaggaagaagaGCATGCTGACCTGGCTTGTTCCTATTCCCTGGGGGTGGCGTCAGTGGAGCAGGGCTCCCTGGAGGGGTCTGGTCCTGCCTCCCCCTGTGGCGAGTCCCCCCGGAGCGCTGAGGGTGGGCAGGGAGCCGGCTGATAGCCCGAGACACTGGCCTTGGGCCTGAGGACAGGGAACAAGGCCCCATTGTCTAGGCATCCTCCCGCCGGGCACTGCGGGCCTCAGACCAGCCTGTCCAGCTCCCAATGGGCAGCCTCCcctggctctgtgccaggccacagccagggtagggggtgggagggggaggctaGTGGGCAGCTCAGTGATCCATGATGAATCATGTGCCGGAGCACACACTTGGATCCCAAAGGCCCAGAGGGGCATGGGAGGGGCTCAGCCTCATCCTGACAACACTGCCTCCTTACAGGACTATGAGCTCTGGAAGTCCTCGGACAAGATCTGCCGACAGCTCATCTACCACCTCACCCCTCACTCCAAGCGGCAGCGAGGATCCAGCCTGCTCCAGAGGAAGACCCAGAGCTGGTAAGGGGAACCCAGCCACAGCCCTGCCTCGTGGCCCCTTAGGGTCCCTTCCTAAGCTGACATGGAGAAGCAGCTCAGCAAGAGGCTGGTGCCTGAAACCCCACCATGTGACCCCCTCACCCTTGTCTGCATCACAGCTGTGGAATGCCCCCAAGCCAAACTGCACCCTCTGTGTGACCTGCCTCCTGCTTTTCGCTCACCTCTCAATCCCTGGCCTATCACAGGGCCTGGACCATACCCGGACCAAGATAACCCCAGCAGGCGTAGCAGGCGTCAGCTGAATCCTCACACAGGCTGTGAGGGAGGCAGATTCTGGGtcatgattcccattttatagggaaggaaactgaggttggGAGAGGCAAAATggcttgcctgaggccacactcTGCCCTCATGTTCCTACAGCTCTTTGAAAAGCCTTTGCCAGGCAGCCTGAAGCCAAGGCCTCCGCAGTGAGCCTAGTAGCCTGCTCTGCCATGGGGTCCCCTTCCCAGTCACTCCATCACCATTTTGTGGCCAGACTCAGCCTAGTTACCTGCTGCGGACATCCAGGTTGAGGGACCTAGAACCACAGCGCCGgtgctctcccctgcttgctccctgcCGCACCTCTGCCACCCTTCCCCTCCTTGAGCCTGGTGGTCCATGATGAGCCTGGAGCCCATGAGGTTGTTTCCTGCCGTGGTGGTTAAGGGCCCTGAAGGTGGTCCCACTACCCATCTGCCTAGTGGTCCATGTTCAAATGACAGGAGAGACCTAGAGGGAGGTTCGAGGGGCGGTGGAGGACCCTCCTCAGtctctaaatttcttttctaGCTTAGAACACAGGGAACCCTTCACCGCCCTTCACCTtccacctgcccacccccacacctcccaACACCTCCCCTCTTTCTACCCTGGGCCTGTCCCCTCTCTAGCCCTCAAGACTGGGGGGATAGCCAGATACCTTATCACCCTCATAGGAATGTCTATCTTTACCCCTCTAAGGAGTGATCTTAGAGGAGGCATGGGAAAAAAGGTGAGGGCAGGAGTCAGAGCACCTTAATTTGAAGACCCAGTACCCTCTTAGTGGTGTGCGAGCATAAAAGAGTTCTATCACCTCTATGAGCATCATTTTCTCCTCTGCAGAATGGGATAATCATTCTTACTCAATTAGGTTGGCATAAAAATAAGTGAGACAATAGGTACAACAGGTGTGGTGATGCAGGCACACAGGAggtttttataataataatagctcatGGAACCttaacatgtatatttattcctcacaacagcCAGGCCCTCTTGTCAccaaaggagaaactgaggctcagagaggttccaAGAATTGCCCATGGCCACCCACGTAGAAAGTAGCAGTTTGATCCCAGCTTGGCCTGATTGTAGGGCCCAGGCCCTGCCACCACTGAGGGCTGCCCCAATGGGTCATTGTCTACAGCCAGTAGGGACCTGCCTTGGCCATGGACCCTTGCTCAGTCCATCTTTGCCTGCAACCTTTCCACAGCCTCAAGAGCAGCCTCCAGGTGACTCAGCTGGCTGGGGAGACCGTGAACCTGTCGGGGATTCCACTGTCAGCGCGGGATGTGCAGCACATTGTGCGCTACCTGGGAAACCAGGGAGCCGGGCTCACGGTGCTGGACCTGAGCTTCACGGGGCTCAGCGATGAGCTTCTGCGCCTGCTGCTACCCAGCCTCTGGACGCTGCCCCGCCTCACCCAGCTCCTGCTCAACGGCAACAGGCTGACGAGGGCCACTGCCCGTGAGCTCACTGAGGCCGTCAAGGACTCCACCAAGTTCCCCGCGCTGGCCTGGGTAGACCTGGGCAACAATGTGGACGTGGCCTCCTTGCCCCAGCCCCTGCTGGTCGGCCTACGCCGGCGGCTGAGCCAGCGCACCTCACTCCCCACCATCTATGAGGGCCTGGACCTCGAGCCTGAGGGTAGTGAGGCCAGGGCCACCTCTGCTGCCTCCACCTGGGGCTCTGCAGCTGCCGAGCCAGGGTCGGAGCCTCAGGCCTGCTGCACGAGGTGACCTGCCACCACCCTGGCTGCTGCTACCTGACTGCCAGTGGCACATGGGATGGGGGATGATGGAGGCCTTCTAGGTCCCCAGAAATCCAGTGTAAATACTCAGCCTGGGATTAAGGGGATGGAAGGAGAATGGGTTCACTAGAGGCTAGATGGTCAGCCCAGGATGGAGTCTCAGACTTCCCTCAGCAGGAGGGCCCAGAACCTGCTGTGCCGATCCCACAGTAAACAGAGATGCCCCCCTCTGCCTCAGCCTTTCTGCACCATGGACCTCAGGGCCACTGAGCGCCAGCTTGCttctggggtggggaaaggggtggCCAAAGACTCAGGGACACTGCACACCTGAAAGGGAGGGACCAAGCTCTCACTGACTTACCCCAGGTATTACTCCCTGAGAAGACACCAAGGTGTAGGGGTCAGGTCCATCTGTGGGCTGGGGAGTTAGGGGAGGCCTCCAGGGACCTCGCCTTCACATCTGGGTGGGGCTTGGAGAAGAGCAGTTGGGAGGGCACAGAGGGGCAAAGCTCAGAATGGAGCCCCACAGCAACCTTGGGCCTGAGCCCAGGATGCTGACCTCCCCACCAGGGAGGGCCCCTTGGGCTGAGGACAAGACTGTGCTGACAGGAGGCAAGGTTCATCTCCCACAGATGGACAAGTGCTGCCCACCACCCctaggaacccccccccccaccaggctccCTGTACTGAGTCAGTGGGGAACTCCATGGGGTTAGGAGATACCTTAGACCAGAGACAAAGGGCTTGTGTGTTCCCTCCAGGCCCTGGAGGCCCGTGTGCACAGTCTTCCCCTCTGGGGGACTCCAAGAAAGCATGCAGGACGTGGGGGCGGGTACATCTAGCAGCAGGGGACTTGGGGTGGAGCATTCCGAGGGCTTCCCAGGGGTAGTCTGCTCCCAGAAAGGGGCTATCTTCCCTCCCCACAAGGACCATCAGGGCAGGCTCTGGATCAGAAGCCTAAAGCCATGGTCAGCCTCACAGCCTTGTGCGGAGAGCTGGAGTACAGCCCAACTAGAAGTTGGACAGGACAAAGACAAGGAAGGAATTTGAACATGTCtgggggggaaactgaggcccagagtggggaAGACAGCAGCCTAAGTCTCCCATGCAGAGCCAGGTCAGGTCTGGGGCAGTGGGGATCCTCACAGATGAGGAGAGACCTGGAGGCAGAGAAAAGCCCTCTGGGCCAAAGAGAAGGTAGGACTCTCCCAGGCCCACCAGCTAACCCTCCTCCGCAGTGGGGCCCACGGGGGACCATGAGTCAGCACGGATTCCAGGCTGGCTAGATACGCAACAGCCCCTTGAGTGAGAAAGGAGATGACCAAGAAGGGCGAGGACAGGGAGGTGCTGAGTTCCAGGaccaggaaggaggtggggaggaaaaggagctCCCTTTCTACTGCTGCCTGCCCACCCCAAGGGCAGGCCCCTGCCAGTCTGGCTGCTTTTGGAGAAACCTTTATCCGGAGGTGGTGAGAAGGGTGTGGAGAACACCAAGTTcagcccagctctgctcctgACTTACTGTTGGGACCTGGCCagggcctcctctctccctgccttgggTAAATAGGACTGCCTGTCCATAGTACCTTCCAGCTCTCAACCCTCCAGCCTGGGGTCCTGGCCCTGTCAGTCCTCCTTGTTTTAAAGACTCGGGCTTGCCCATTGTGCTCTTACTCTGGAACAGGGGGCTCAGGCTCCCCAGAGCAAGGCAAAGTGGGGTGGGAGATGAAAGGGGCCAGCTTGGAGAAGGATAGGGAAGCCAGCCTTGCACTGGGCAGGCTTGTAAGTCCGTCATAGGCAGGCAGCAGTGTTCTCCTGTGACTCCTTGCTGGAGAAATGCCAAGCTCTctggccctcctgcccccctcactccctgcccacCACTGGCCCAAATCCAGCCCACAAACCTTGAACGTTGCCGCTGGGAGAGACTCCTACCGGGATGGTGTGAGGACCTGAGCCGGGTGTCACTAGGCGAGCTCTGGGAGAATTCAGGCAGCGGCAGCTGGTCTCAATCTCCCCGCCTCTCAGACGGAGGCACGCAATGCAATAGCTGAGCTAGAGCACAAAACAGCTCAAGAGAAGAGGGTTGGCTTTGTTGCCAGGCAGGTGTCCACAACCCCTTCACGTGCCCTCATGTCAGGGCCTCACGGCCACCAGTGAGGCTACTCTACAGGCAGGTACACTCCAAGAGGAGGGGGCTTGTGTCTCTCAAAGCTTGGTGGGCAGAGAGGACATGCCAGGCGGGCTCCAGCCCGAGTTCCAGACCCAAGAGGAAGCAGGTAGGCCTTGCCCAGCCCCAGTCTTGGAGGCAGACAGACTCAGCCTGGTTCTGGCTCTGTCACCCACTGGTGGTATCCTCTCAGGGTTCGTTCCTTCATCTTGGGAACCAGGTATATCAAGTCTCCCCTTGCTCTGTTGGAGAGAGCATGATATAAGGTTTGGAAAGTGCCTGCTACGTggggggcacagggcaggcacTCTTCAGCGTCAGTGGGGCCTCCACCCAGGGATCTCAGAATGGAAATGGCAGGAGCCCAAACCTTTGGGACTAAAGCCGAAGCCATGCATTTATTTGGAGGGCACTTCTGTAGCCTTTCTGTTGGCAAAGTATTGTTCTGATGGCTTTACATTTCGTTAATGCTCTTCATACTTATGAGTGAGTAAACTGATACGGGGACAGGTTAAGTGATCTGTCCAAAGTCAAAGAGCTAGAAACCGAAGGAGCCGGGATGTGAGGGGGAGGCCCACATTGTCTGTGATGCTACCCCCTGCCTGATGCTGCCTATCCCACAGCCAGCCTGGGGGCTGAGGATTCACTGGAACTCTTGAGCAAGCCTCTGCCAAAGACACCATTCGATACAGGAGACCATCACAGCGCTCTGATGGCAGACGTCCTGCTGCGGGAGGGACCCTCAGCCACATTGCCCCTAAAGCAGGACCAATCaggacctctctgggcctgttgcCTCGTATACAAAattgaggaggggggaggggaacagtGAGGATCTAGGCTTTGCCCTCTTCCACGACTGAAAGGGACAAATGGGGAGTGGGTTCAGAAGTACTCATCAGACCAAGTGAAGCCCAGCCTCATACTCAGGGGTGCGGGATCCATGCCCACATCAGACAGCCTGGGACAACTCCAGCtgccttcacctctctgggcaTCAGCCTCCTCAAACCTAAACCTGCCTTGCCAGGATGTTAAGAGAATCAAAAGGAAACATGTAGAAAAGATAcctgtgcagggcttgaactcaaaaactatgagatcatgacctgagctgaaatcaagagttggacgcttaactgactgagccaccaggcacac contains these protein-coding regions:
- the LRRC75B gene encoding leucine-rich repeat-containing protein 75B isoform X2, with protein sequence MGARLARRTGPEAASEAGAAAGCGPAPYERRVRWLREIQSTLRERRPERARQLLRLLRQDLGLEGTLLTDILYRNVAFLNLVDPISHDLLVNLARDLQCPKTDYELWKSSDKICRQLIYHLTPHSKRQRGSSLLQRKTQSCLKSSLQVTQLAGETVNLSGIPLSARDVQHIVRYLGNQGAGLTVLDLSFTGLSDELLRLLLPSLWTLPRLTQLLLNGNRLTRATARELTEAVKDSTKFPALAWVDLGNNVDVASLPQPLLVGLRRRLSQRTSLPTIYEGLDLEPEGSEARATSAASTWGSAAAEPGSEPQACCTR
- the LRRC75B gene encoding leucine-rich repeat-containing protein 75B isoform X1, with protein sequence MGARLARRTGPEAASEAGAAAGCGPAPYERRVRWLREIQSTLRERRPERARQLLRLLRQAREGAGRPGAGGRGGARAAGCGPGRGREDLGLEGTLLTDILYRNVAFLNLVDPISHDLLVNLARDLQCPKTDYELWKSSDKICRQLIYHLTPHSKRQRGSSLLQRKTQSCLKSSLQVTQLAGETVNLSGIPLSARDVQHIVRYLGNQGAGLTVLDLSFTGLSDELLRLLLPSLWTLPRLTQLLLNGNRLTRATARELTEAVKDSTKFPALAWVDLGNNVDVASLPQPLLVGLRRRLSQRTSLPTIYEGLDLEPEGSEARATSAASTWGSAAAEPGSEPQACCTR